A stretch of the Orcinus orca chromosome 1, mOrcOrc1.1, whole genome shotgun sequence genome encodes the following:
- the IL19 gene encoding interleukin-19: MQAQGVSLCLLGVMLFLCSAHARGLRRCLISMDMRRMEESFQGIKNAIQAKDTFQNVTILSTSETLHSIKPLDVCCVTKNLLAFYVDRVFKDHQELSPQILRRISSIANSFLHMQKSLQRCQEQRLCHCRQEATNATRIIHDNYHQLEVRSAAIKSLGELDVLLAWIDKNHQGTSAA; encoded by the exons ATGCAGGCACAGGGTGTTTCTCTCTGCCTCCTGGGTGTGATGCTCTTTCTGTGCTCAGCGCATGCCCGAGGTCTCAGGAGATGTCTGATTTCCATGGACATGCGCCGTATGGAGGAGAGTTTCCAAGGGATCAAAAACGCCATT CAAGCTAAGGACACCTTCCAAAATGTCACCATCTTGTCCACATCGGAGACCCTGCACAGCATTAAG CCCTTAGATGTGTGCTGCGTGACCAAGAACCTCCTGGCATTTTACGTGGACAGGGTGTTCAAGGACCATCAGGAGCTGAGCCCCCAGATCTTGAGAAGAATCAGCAGCATTGCCAACTCTTTCCTCCACATGCAGAAGAGTCTACAGCGATGT CAGGAGCAGAGGTTGTGTCACTGCAGGCAGGAGGCCACCAATGCAACCAGAATCATCCATGACAACTACCATCAG TTGGAGGTCCGGTCTGCTGCCATTAAGTCTCTGGGAGAGCTGGACGTCTTGCTAGCCTGGATTGACAAGAATCATCAAGGAACTTCTGCTGCCTAA